The proteins below are encoded in one region of Rhododendron vialii isolate Sample 1 chromosome 7a, ASM3025357v1:
- the LOC131333813 gene encoding protein SENSITIVE TO UV 2-like has product MVVSEMDTEEVNSSVPPEIFRERTLLIREALILLNRLVSNPQYSTPVLRILTNSRDTACLTVDITKRLSCSDKWLWQHDSTARQMRESKIVVLARVFRKRVFTFLGYTMSWTSS; this is encoded by the exons atggtggTATCAGAAATGGACACAGAAGAAGTCAACTCTTCTGTGCCACCTGAAATTTTTCGAGAAAG AACTTTACTAATCCGAGAGGCACTTATCCTTTTGAATCGACTTGTATCCAATCCTCAATACTCCACTCCCGTTTTGCGAATATTAACCAACAGTAGAGATACGGCCTGCTTGACTGTCGATATCACAAAGAGATTATCCTGTTCTGATAAGTGGTTGTGGCAGCACGACAGCACAGCTCGGCAGATGAGGGAGTCCAAAATTGTGGTCTTGGCTCGAGTTTTTAGGAAAAGGGTTTTTACATTTTTGGGTTATACCATGTCCTGGACTTCTTCATGA